A region from the Hydra vulgaris chromosome 08, alternate assembly HydraT2T_AEP genome encodes:
- the LOC136084198 gene encoding uncharacterized protein LOC136084198 codes for MRLNAAERESFRKRLKMFFEGFAQSTIYDNLKRLETVQSVSDRKHPGRPTSWTIEKKPELTRLVNNRKGVSPRKIGIKIGVNQSTIGRQLKKINIKYRTREKTPKYTIEQQIKAKKRSRKLVNQLYNTKSLLVIDDEKYNKKTCPESVRFIGKEKFPKKLLMWIAISDRGMSEPLFRTSKAVAINSSIYINECLEKRLLPFIHKYHGDFNYLFWPDLASSHYSKASLNWIDQYVYYVDKESNLPNVPQARPIENFWGHLAQKVYEGDWQASTEQVLIDRIKLKQQEIDLNFLQSHMKGVRAKLRSIADGGVFSYKK; via the exons ATGAGGTTAAATGCAGCTGAACGAGAATCTTTTCGAAAGcgactaaaaatgtttttt gaAGGATTTGCTCAAAGTACAATATATGATAACCTAAAAAGACTTGAAACTGTTCAATCGGTTTCTGATAGAAAGCACCCTGGTCGTCCGACATCCTGGACTATAGAAAAGAAACCCGAATTAACGAGACTCGTCAACAATCGAAAAGGGGTCAGTCCGAgaaaaataggtattaaaatcGGTGTAAATCAATCGACAATTGGTcgtcagttaaaaaaaataaatattaaatatagaacACGTGAAAAGACTCCAAAATACACTATAGAACAACAAATAAAGGCAAAGAAAAGAAGCAGGAAACTAGTTAACCAACTCTATAACACAAAATCGCTACTAGTCATCGATGAcgaaaaatacaacaaaaagaCATGCCCAGAAAGTGTTCGTTTTATAGGAAAAgagaaatttccaaaaaaattattaatgtggATAGCCATATCTGACCGTGGTATGTCCGAGCCATTGTTTCGCACTTCCAAGGCTGTAGCGATCAATTCATCaatctatattaatgaatgttTAGAAAAACGACTTCTTCCATTTATTCACAAGTATCATGGAGactttaactatttattttggcCAGATTTAGCAAGTTCTCATTATTCTAAAGCTTCTCTAAATTGGATAGACCAATATGTCTATTACGTTGATAAAGAATCCAATCTCCCAAATGTGCCTCAAGCACGaccaattgaaaatttttgggGACATTTGGCACAGAAGGTTTACGAGGGAGATTGGCAAGCTTCAACAGAGCAAGTTTTGATTGATCGCAttaaactaaaacaacaagaaattgatttaaactttttacagtCGCATATGAAAGGCGTCAGAGCAAAATTGAGATCAATTGCAGATGGTGgtgttttttcatataaaaaataa